In the genome of Gemmatimonadota bacterium, one region contains:
- a CDS encoding dihydrofolate reductase family protein: MRPLRYSINVTLDGCCDHRVMIADEDLHRHAAENIAHADAILFGRVTYEMMESAWRRPVPAGARPDWMQPWMEPFAQTIDAAKKYVVSSTLDRVDWNAELVRGDLRMAVEQLKEEPGHGLFVGGVTLPLALAELGLIDEYEFVMHPRIAGHGPTLFAGLSKLVDLKLVSRLEFGSGAVAMRYEPRR, from the coding sequence ATGCGACCCCTTCGATATTCCATCAACGTCACATTGGACGGCTGCTGCGATCATCGCGTAATGATCGCGGACGAAGACCTGCATCGTCACGCAGCCGAGAACATCGCCCACGCTGATGCCATCCTCTTTGGCCGTGTGACCTATGAAATGATGGAGTCAGCGTGGAGGCGGCCGGTGCCGGCAGGAGCGCGGCCTGACTGGATGCAGCCCTGGATGGAGCCTTTCGCCCAGACGATCGACGCGGCAAAGAAATACGTCGTGTCGAGCACTCTGGATCGGGTCGACTGGAACGCGGAACTCGTCCGCGGGGATCTGCGAATGGCCGTCGAGCAGCTCAAGGAAGAGCCAGGTCATGGGCTGTTCGTCGGAGGCGTGACGCTCCCGCTGGCGCTGGCGGAGCTGGGACTGATCGATGAGTACGAGTTCGTTATGCACCCGAGAATAGCGGGCCATGGGCCGACGTTGTTCGCGGGCCTATCGAAGCTTGTCGACCTGAAGCTGGTGAGCCGGCTGGAGTTCGGCTCAGGCGCGGTCGCGATGCGGTATGAGCCGAGAAGGTAG
- a CDS encoding alpha/beta fold hydrolase, protein MPIRIRPFAVVAATLLTFGTTLGAQQVPKAIYTDPPRDVQHPARMEVLHIPSGGVKINGVAYLVGGAGVHPTFVLLHGLPGNEKNLDLAQAVRRAGWNAITFNYRGSWGSPGVFRFSQNLEDADAVLAFLRDPANVKALGIDTTHLVLAGHSMGGWVTVLTAAHQHGLKGAVLISAADMASAFGGTSREKLVAGMASDMESLAGTSPEQMADEVIAHKSDWNFGTAYAGLASVPMLVVTSNDGLAPMNDALVAAVRARGNTKVTTAHFPTDHSYSDQRIALESAVVEWLQRMAR, encoded by the coding sequence ATGCCTATCCGCATTCGTCCGTTCGCCGTAGTCGCCGCCACACTCCTCACCTTCGGCACCACACTCGGCGCGCAGCAAGTACCGAAAGCGATCTATACCGACCCACCGCGCGACGTTCAGCACCCCGCACGCATGGAAGTGCTGCACATCCCCTCGGGCGGCGTGAAGATCAACGGAGTAGCGTATCTGGTCGGCGGTGCCGGTGTGCATCCAACGTTCGTGCTGCTGCACGGGCTGCCGGGCAACGAGAAGAACCTCGATCTCGCGCAGGCTGTGCGACGCGCCGGTTGGAACGCGATCACATTCAACTACCGTGGATCGTGGGGCAGTCCCGGCGTCTTTCGGTTCTCGCAGAACCTCGAGGATGCAGATGCGGTGCTCGCATTCCTGCGCGATCCCGCCAACGTGAAAGCGCTCGGGATCGACACCACACATCTCGTCCTCGCAGGCCACAGCATGGGTGGCTGGGTGACGGTGCTCACCGCAGCGCATCAGCACGGACTGAAGGGAGCCGTGCTCATCTCGGCGGCGGACATGGCCAGTGCGTTTGGCGGAACGTCGAGAGAGAAACTTGTCGCGGGGATGGCCAGCGACATGGAGTCGCTCGCCGGTACGAGTCCCGAGCAGATGGCCGACGAGGTGATCGCGCACAAGAGTGACTGGAATTTCGGTACGGCGTACGCCGGCCTGGCGTCGGTTCCAATGCTCGTCGTCACATCGAACGATGGTCTGGCGCCAATGAACGACGCACTCGTCGCAGCCGTGCGCGCGCGTGGCAATACGAAGGTCACCACCGCGCACTTCCCGACAGATCACTCGTATTCCGACCAGCGTATAGCGCTGGAGAGCGCAGTGGTCGAGTGGCTGCAGAGGATGGCGAGATAG
- a CDS encoding zinc-dependent metalloprotease produces MRVVRYALVASVVASVVVSTPVALRAQRTAAQPAAAQPARSIASQTAGMERHDGFIPFYYDEHTGKLLLEVQRLGQDFLYLPTLATGLGSNDLGLDRGTTGNEALVRFERFGPRVLLVSQNTRYRGTADSLQAHSVEESFATSTLAGMPIVAEEGGRLLVDATDFLLQDEMNVSSTIQRQKQGTYRVDRNRSAIYMPHTKAFPRNTEIETLLTFASDAPGREVARHTPDAAALTLREHFSFVELPDSNFKPRAFDPRVGIFSVTYDDFSRPFTEKPETRWINRWRLEKKDPSAAISDPVKPIVYYLDPGIPEPYRTAFRQGAAWWTKTFEAAGFSNAFRVEDLPAGADPMDARYSMIQWVHRSDPGFSVGQSFVDPRTGEIIKAMLKMDTYRSITDYNIFAGMTPAMDGEGTDWMASLDPNVNGTEFAMSRRRQHVAHEIGHTLGLAHNYISHAFGRASVMDYPGPLVTLRPNGTLDVSHAWANGTGAYDTLAIRFDYTQYPTAAAERAGQEALARQAIAGGARFLTDRDASAGVYPEVTRWLNGDDAVKELARESAVRDVLISKFNESVIAPGDPMWLINERFVPVYLHHRYAIEAATKAIGGMEYTFALRGDGQTPATVVAPAKQRQALRELIATIQPRELAVPERIVKMIPPSPYGYGGGWGFATTPAGIVYDPLAIARALAGNVADGILQPDRIERVMSFHARDAASPSADEVIGQLIDGVYTNSVATTAYERGVRRQARRAVVDALFALAADQKSTADVRAVANDRLSRLATSLSAAKTTDTEDRAANAEVVRNVRNWLDRHIAPERPADVIPLPPGTPIGGE; encoded by the coding sequence ATGCGAGTTGTCCGCTACGCCCTCGTGGCCTCCGTCGTCGCCTCCGTCGTTGTCTCCACACCCGTCGCACTGCGCGCCCAGCGCACGGCAGCGCAACCTGCGGCCGCCCAGCCCGCGCGCAGCATCGCCTCGCAGACCGCGGGGATGGAACGCCACGACGGGTTCATCCCGTTCTACTACGACGAGCACACCGGCAAGCTTCTCCTCGAGGTGCAGCGGCTCGGGCAGGATTTCCTGTACCTGCCAACGCTCGCCACTGGCCTGGGGTCGAACGACCTGGGGCTCGATCGCGGTACGACGGGCAACGAGGCCTTGGTGCGCTTCGAGCGCTTCGGCCCGCGTGTGCTGCTGGTGAGCCAGAACACGCGTTACCGCGGAACGGCCGACTCGCTCCAGGCACACTCCGTCGAGGAGTCCTTCGCCACGTCGACGCTCGCCGGCATGCCTATCGTCGCCGAGGAAGGCGGGCGGCTGCTGGTGGATGCGACTGACTTTCTGCTGCAGGACGAGATGAATGTCAGCTCGACGATTCAGCGCCAGAAGCAGGGCACGTATCGAGTCGATCGCAATCGCAGCGCGATCTACATGCCGCACACCAAGGCGTTTCCAAGGAACACTGAAATCGAGACGCTGCTGACTTTCGCGAGCGATGCGCCGGGCCGCGAAGTCGCGCGTCATACGCCGGATGCGGCGGCGCTCACGCTGCGCGAGCACTTCTCGTTCGTCGAGCTGCCCGACTCGAACTTCAAGCCGCGCGCGTTTGATCCGCGCGTCGGAATCTTCTCGGTGACGTACGACGACTTCTCGCGCCCGTTCACCGAGAAGCCGGAGACGCGATGGATCAATCGCTGGCGCCTCGAGAAGAAGGATCCGTCCGCCGCGATCTCCGATCCCGTCAAGCCCATCGTCTACTATCTCGATCCGGGTATTCCGGAGCCGTATCGCACCGCGTTCCGTCAGGGCGCGGCGTGGTGGACCAAGACGTTCGAGGCAGCCGGATTCAGCAACGCATTTCGCGTCGAGGATCTCCCCGCAGGCGCCGATCCGATGGATGCGCGCTATTCGATGATCCAGTGGGTGCACCGGAGCGATCCGGGCTTCTCAGTGGGCCAGTCGTTCGTCGATCCGCGCACGGGCGAGATCATCAAGGCGATGCTCAAGATGGACACGTATCGCTCGATCACCGACTACAACATCTTCGCCGGTATGACGCCGGCGATGGACGGAGAAGGCACCGACTGGATGGCGTCGCTCGATCCCAATGTCAACGGCACAGAGTTCGCCATGTCGCGTCGGCGTCAGCACGTTGCGCACGAGATCGGCCACACACTGGGCCTCGCGCACAACTACATCTCGCACGCGTTTGGCCGAGCCAGTGTGATGGACTATCCCGGTCCGCTGGTGACGCTCAGACCCAACGGCACGCTCGACGTTTCGCACGCATGGGCAAACGGCACGGGCGCCTACGACACGCTCGCGATTCGTTTCGATTACACGCAGTATCCGACCGCTGCAGCAGAGCGTGCAGGCCAGGAAGCGCTGGCGCGTCAGGCGATCGCGGGCGGCGCGCGCTTTCTGACCGATCGCGATGCGTCGGCGGGTGTGTACCCCGAAGTGACGCGGTGGCTGAACGGCGACGATGCGGTGAAGGAGCTCGCGCGAGAGAGTGCAGTTCGCGACGTGCTCATCTCGAAGTTCAACGAATCGGTGATCGCACCCGGCGATCCGATGTGGCTGATCAACGAGCGCTTCGTGCCGGTCTATCTGCATCATCGGTACGCGATCGAAGCGGCGACGAAGGCGATCGGCGGGATGGAATACACCTTCGCGCTGCGGGGTGACGGACAGACGCCGGCGACCGTCGTCGCGCCTGCGAAGCAGCGGCAAGCGCTGCGCGAGCTGATCGCGACGATCCAGCCGCGCGAGCTCGCGGTTCCTGAGCGCATAGTGAAGATGATTCCACCGTCGCCGTACGGATACGGCGGCGGTTGGGGCTTCGCTACGACGCCAGCGGGGATCGTGTACGATCCGCTGGCCATCGCGCGCGCGCTGGCGGGCAACGTGGCGGATGGAATTCTGCAGCCCGATCGCATCGAGCGCGTGATGTCGTTTCATGCGCGCGACGCTGCGTCGCCGTCGGCCGACGAAGTGATCGGGCAGCTGATCGACGGCGTCTACACGAACTCGGTCGCGACTACGGCGTACGAGCGCGGCGTCCGTCGTCAGGCAAGGCGCGCCGTGGTCGACGCGCTGTTCGCGCTGGCGGCCGATCAGAAATCGACGGCAGATGTGCGGGCGGTGGCCAACGATCGTTTGAGTCGATTGGCGACCAGTCTCTCAGCGGCGAAGACGACCGACACGGAAGATCGCGCGGCGAACGCTGAAGTCGTTCGCAACGTGCGGAACTGGCTGGATCGCCACATCGCACCGGAGCGTCCGGCGGATGTGATCCCGCTGCCGCCGGGAACACCGATCGGGGGCGAATAG
- a CDS encoding amidohydrolase, producing MKTERRRSMSMNSSAIITLATLTLAGCHPHVAPADMVLRNGHVVTMDSTTPSGQAIAVSGDTIVAVGSDSAIQRYVGPKTKVIDLQGHLAIPGFNESHGHFTALGEVLTELKLRGVPTWQQIATMVGDAAKTAQPGAWIQGSGWHQEKWNVSPGRVVEGFQTNDLINQAAPNNPVVLTHASGHALIANAAALRLAGISSSTPNPPGGRIIKDASGQPTGVFVDGAQSLLRAALAKSLAARSPEEAHADFTNEIHLATQNALANGVTTFQDMGESFATIDAIKKMVDAGDMPLRLYILVSGNEVRPDDVDSLTAHRIIDDGNGHLTVRAIGEITADGALGSRSAWMLQPYDDDPKNSGLNVTPMSRIKEIAELGIAHGFQISVHAIGDRANKETLDTFQSVFQEHHVKSDTLRWRIEHAQHLNPADIPRFAQMGVVASMQGIHACSDAPYVLPRLGMQRAQEGAYVWQSLWKTGAVVTNGTDVPVEDISPIASFHCSVTRDMVGTDSAFFPAQKLSREQALQTYTTNGAYVEFHDRQTGSLKPGKWADITVLSRNIMTVPEDSILGTNVLYTIVGGKVVYSAAQK from the coding sequence ATGAAAACCGAACGCCGCCGATCCATGTCGATGAACTCTTCCGCCATCATCACGCTGGCGACGCTCACGCTCGCGGGATGTCACCCGCACGTCGCTCCTGCGGACATGGTGCTTCGCAACGGTCACGTCGTGACGATGGATTCGACCACCCCCTCTGGTCAGGCGATCGCCGTTTCCGGCGACACGATCGTGGCCGTCGGTTCGGACAGTGCGATTCAGCGCTACGTCGGGCCGAAGACAAAGGTCATCGACCTCCAGGGACACCTCGCGATTCCGGGCTTCAACGAGTCGCACGGTCACTTCACCGCACTCGGGGAAGTGCTCACGGAGCTCAAGCTCAGGGGCGTCCCGACGTGGCAGCAGATCGCCACGATGGTGGGTGATGCGGCGAAGACGGCGCAACCTGGGGCCTGGATCCAGGGAAGCGGCTGGCACCAGGAAAAGTGGAACGTCTCTCCGGGGCGCGTGGTCGAGGGCTTCCAGACCAACGACCTCATCAACCAGGCCGCGCCGAACAATCCGGTCGTGCTCACCCATGCCAGCGGCCATGCACTGATCGCCAACGCGGCGGCGCTCCGGCTTGCGGGAATCAGCTCTTCGACGCCGAATCCCCCCGGCGGACGCATCATCAAGGACGCCAGCGGCCAGCCAACCGGAGTTTTCGTCGATGGCGCGCAGTCGCTTCTTCGCGCCGCACTTGCGAAGAGCCTCGCGGCGCGATCGCCGGAAGAGGCGCACGCGGATTTCACCAATGAGATCCACCTCGCAACTCAGAACGCGCTCGCCAACGGTGTCACGACCTTTCAGGACATGGGTGAGTCGTTCGCGACGATCGACGCGATCAAAAAGATGGTGGACGCGGGCGACATGCCGCTCCGCCTCTACATCCTGGTGAGCGGGAACGAGGTGCGCCCGGACGACGTCGACTCGCTCACGGCGCACCGCATCATCGATGACGGAAACGGACACCTCACCGTGCGCGCCATCGGAGAGATCACGGCCGACGGTGCGCTCGGCTCCAGAAGTGCCTGGATGCTCCAGCCGTACGACGACGATCCGAAGAACAGCGGACTCAACGTCACGCCGATGTCGCGAATCAAGGAGATTGCGGAGTTGGGCATCGCGCACGGCTTCCAGATCTCGGTGCACGCAATCGGTGATCGCGCCAACAAGGAGACCCTCGATACGTTTCAATCGGTCTTCCAGGAACATCACGTGAAGAGCGACACGCTGCGCTGGCGGATCGAGCACGCGCAGCACCTGAATCCTGCCGACATCCCGCGCTTCGCACAGATGGGAGTGGTCGCATCGATGCAGGGCATCCACGCCTGCTCCGACGCGCCTTACGTTCTGCCGCGGCTCGGCATGCAGCGGGCGCAGGAGGGCGCCTACGTCTGGCAATCGTTGTGGAAGACAGGCGCTGTCGTCACCAACGGCACCGACGTTCCCGTCGAGGACATCAGCCCGATTGCGTCATTCCACTGCAGCGTCACGCGCGACATGGTCGGCACCGATTCGGCGTTCTTCCCCGCGCAGAAGTTGAGCCGCGAGCAGGCGCTCCAGACATACACTACGAACGGTGCGTACGTCGAGTTCCACGATCGTCAGACGGGATCGCTCAAGCCCGGCAAGTGGGCCGACATCACCGTCCTCTCCCGCAACATCATGACGGTGCCCGAAGATTCTATACTCGGCACCAACGTTCTCTACACGATCGTCGGTGGGAAAGTGGTCTACTCAGCGGCGCAGAAGTAA
- a CDS encoding amidohydrolase family protein, whose amino-acid sequence MKSMVCLAAAVAMLGAKPAVASAQAGGSVPANVAQPIVLHAARLFEAEPGKIVSPGEVLVEGGRIQAAGTSVPHPAGAKVIDLGDMTLMPGLIDAHVHLFLHPAPPSEGMQTVDESAPQRTIEAVLAAKSDLMAGFTSERDMGTEGAGPADAAVRDAIDAGEIPGPRLRISGMAISILGGHEDAIGFNPEQHVLGNSDYANDSEQLIETIRKQHKEGASFAKIYVTGPDRMVPAGSAPCLGDPICKQLGIGEEAGDPGFWDFHTTYQYTEDQIKAAVNEAARLNTNVGVHSQGEPAARLAVEAGVSSIDHATQLSQGTMTLMKQKDIPAVPTFVIFKYFADHAPDSAAARREYAMLDYKIHEFKRQVAAGVPMAVGSDVGPFPHGTQALEFELMVKYGMTPLAVLQADYLNGARILTWENRVGQLKPGYLADVVAVPGNPLQDITRVEHVQFVMKGGVVYRGSGAEQR is encoded by the coding sequence ATGAAAAGCATGGTGTGTCTGGCTGCGGCCGTGGCGATGCTTGGTGCCAAACCGGCGGTTGCATCGGCGCAGGCCGGCGGATCCGTCCCGGCAAACGTCGCGCAGCCGATCGTGCTGCACGCGGCGCGGCTGTTCGAGGCGGAGCCAGGCAAAATCGTGAGTCCGGGCGAGGTGCTGGTAGAGGGTGGTCGCATCCAGGCTGCCGGCACGTCGGTGCCGCATCCAGCCGGCGCGAAGGTGATCGACCTGGGCGACATGACGCTCATGCCGGGTCTTATCGATGCGCACGTGCACCTCTTCCTGCACCCGGCCCCTCCCTCGGAGGGGATGCAGACAGTCGATGAGTCTGCGCCGCAGCGGACGATCGAGGCCGTGCTTGCGGCCAAATCCGACCTGATGGCCGGCTTCACCTCCGAGCGCGACATGGGGACGGAAGGCGCGGGGCCGGCAGACGCGGCGGTGCGCGACGCCATCGACGCAGGTGAGATTCCCGGTCCGCGGCTTCGCATAAGCGGGATGGCCATCTCCATACTGGGCGGACACGAGGACGCCATCGGCTTCAACCCCGAGCAGCACGTGCTGGGCAACTCCGACTACGCCAACGATTCCGAACAGTTGATCGAAACGATCCGCAAGCAGCACAAGGAAGGGGCCAGTTTCGCCAAGATCTACGTGACCGGGCCGGACCGCATGGTCCCCGCCGGATCAGCCCCATGCCTCGGCGATCCCATCTGCAAGCAGCTCGGAATCGGCGAGGAGGCGGGCGATCCCGGGTTCTGGGACTTCCACACCACGTACCAGTACACGGAAGACCAGATCAAGGCGGCCGTGAACGAGGCAGCGCGGCTCAACACCAACGTCGGCGTGCACTCTCAGGGCGAGCCGGCCGCGCGTCTTGCCGTGGAGGCGGGAGTCTCCTCCATCGACCACGCGACGCAGCTCAGCCAGGGCACGATGACCCTGATGAAGCAGAAGGACATCCCCGCGGTCCCCACGTTCGTCATCTTCAAGTACTTCGCTGACCACGCGCCGGATTCCGCCGCGGCCAGACGCGAGTACGCGATGCTCGATTACAAGATCCACGAGTTCAAGCGGCAGGTGGCCGCTGGCGTTCCGATGGCAGTCGGGTCGGACGTGGGACCGTTTCCGCACGGGACACAGGCGCTGGAATTCGAGCTGATGGTGAAGTACGGTATGACTCCACTCGCGGTGCTACAGGCCGACTACCTGAACGGCGCGCGCATTCTCACGTGGGAGAACCGCGTGGGGCAGTTGAAGCCCGGATATCTCGCGGACGTCGTTGCGGTCCCCGGGAATCCGCTGCAGGACATCACTCGAGTGGAGCATGTGCAGTTCGTGATGAAGGGCGGCGTGGTGTACAGAGGCAGCGGCGCGGAGCAGCGCTAA
- a CDS encoding Rieske (2Fe-2S) protein, producing the protein MATELDGKPDESCSHCPIVVDRRAFLRNAALTAAAALAGLGAARSAAFASTVRTISPDERRGTERSYRIPAAESVYVDGESEVILARWQNRLYAFSLACPHRGATLEWRPNESRVFCPRHKARFRPDGAHDSGRTSRDLDRFDIRRSGDSVVVNLDALRRADTDAAAWAAASVYVA; encoded by the coding sequence ATGGCAACTGAACTGGACGGGAAACCCGACGAGAGTTGTTCGCATTGCCCGATCGTCGTTGACCGGCGCGCGTTTCTCCGTAACGCCGCGCTCACTGCAGCCGCTGCTCTCGCAGGGCTCGGCGCAGCACGTTCGGCGGCGTTCGCCAGCACCGTCCGCACCATCAGCCCGGACGAAAGACGCGGCACGGAGCGGTCGTACCGTATCCCTGCGGCGGAAAGCGTGTACGTGGACGGTGAAAGCGAAGTAATCCTCGCGCGCTGGCAAAACCGCCTGTACGCGTTCTCGCTGGCATGCCCGCACCGCGGCGCCACGCTGGAATGGCGACCAAATGAAAGCCGCGTATTCTGCCCGCGTCACAAGGCGCGTTTCCGGCCCGACGGTGCACACGACAGCGGACGGACGTCTCGCGACCTGGACCGATTCGACATCCGCCGAAGCGGCGACAGCGTCGTAGTCAACCTCGATGCGCTGAGGCGTGCGGATACCGATGCGGCAGCATGGGCCGCGGCGTCGGTGTACGTCGCATGA
- the rpsD gene encoding 30S ribosomal protein S4 has translation MPVRGPRLRILRRLGTQLPGLSAKTADRRPFPPGEHGAVPTRRRPSSLRRRLEEKQKVRFNYGVTERQMERYLNAARALPGNTGENLLMLLERRLDNAVFRLGFARTIPAARQLIVHGHVLVGERRVDRPGYQLEIGETVSLSSRACARESLRASAELGPSLRLPSYLRRDPDDVCAGRVVTSPTRADVPFPVAEALIIEFYAR, from the coding sequence ATGCCAGTGCGTGGTCCTCGTCTTAGAATTCTTCGCCGGCTCGGGACACAGCTCCCGGGCCTCTCTGCAAAAACCGCTGATCGCCGGCCGTTTCCGCCTGGTGAGCATGGCGCCGTTCCAACGCGTCGCCGGCCAAGCTCGCTGCGGCGTCGGCTGGAAGAGAAGCAGAAGGTTCGGTTCAATTATGGCGTGACCGAGAGGCAGATGGAGCGCTATCTGAATGCAGCACGTGCGCTCCCGGGTAACACGGGAGAAAATCTGCTGATGCTGCTCGAACGGCGGCTGGACAACGCCGTATTTCGCCTTGGTTTCGCACGCACCATCCCTGCAGCGCGACAGTTGATTGTGCACGGACACGTGCTGGTGGGTGAACGGCGAGTGGATCGGCCCGGTTACCAGCTCGAGATTGGCGAGACCGTGTCGTTGAGTTCGCGCGCATGCGCGCGCGAGTCACTGCGCGCCTCTGCCGAGCTGGGTCCATCGTTGAGGCTACCGAGTTATTTGAGACGTGATCCGGATGATGTCTGTGCTGGTCGTGTTGTTACGTCGCCGACGCGCGCCGATGTTCCGTTTCCGGTCGCGGAGGCGCTCATCATTGAGTTCTACGCGCGCTGA
- a CDS encoding LuxR C-terminal-related transcriptional regulator, translated as MGDKDERVLRLLLATALVVIIVGGTIDLVLDAPDRLLSAHVIYEVSMIVIALGITVALWRGWWLAEHSLVDTQRALEARQTERDAWRASAQAALDGLGHALDEQFHSWDLTPSEREIALLLLKGHSHKSIARATSRSERTVRQHAVAVYQKSALHGRAELAAFFLEDLMLPGNAGQTTILPVNSNSWSQKTAL; from the coding sequence ATGGGCGATAAAGACGAGCGCGTGCTGCGCCTGCTGCTGGCGACCGCATTGGTAGTGATCATCGTTGGTGGCACCATCGATCTGGTACTGGATGCGCCAGATAGATTGCTGTCGGCGCATGTCATATATGAAGTGAGCATGATTGTGATCGCGCTCGGGATCACCGTCGCGCTCTGGCGAGGGTGGTGGCTCGCCGAGCATTCGCTTGTGGACACTCAGCGCGCGCTGGAGGCACGACAGACCGAGCGAGATGCGTGGCGGGCAAGCGCACAGGCGGCGCTGGACGGGCTTGGCCACGCCCTGGATGAGCAGTTCCATTCCTGGGATCTGACGCCCAGTGAACGCGAGATCGCCCTGCTACTGCTCAAGGGACACAGTCACAAGTCCATCGCCCGTGCGACCAGTCGCAGCGAGAGGACCGTGCGGCAACACGCTGTGGCTGTATATCAGAAGTCGGCGCTTCACGGTCGCGCCGAACTCGCGGCGTTCTTCCTCGAAGATCTCATGCTGCCCGGAAACGCGGGTCAGACCACAATTCTTCCAGTCAATTCCAACAGCTGGAGCCAGAAAACTGCACTGTGA
- a CDS encoding DUF2231 domain-containing protein gives MLPDPLHPAIVHFPIVLVFLLPIFAVGAIWAIRRGSAPRRTWAVPVALSVALTVSAWVAVQTGESQEDKVENIVPDAAMDAHADAAELFLTLSGVLVLVVGAGLMPGVVGRSARIAGAAGALGLVVMGARVGHSGGKLVYTHGAASAYTHPNPLPGAIGANKPAVEERGRHGN, from the coding sequence ATGTTGCCCGACCCGCTCCACCCAGCAATAGTTCACTTCCCAATTGTACTCGTTTTTCTCCTCCCGATTTTCGCCGTTGGTGCCATCTGGGCAATCCGGCGCGGATCGGCACCGCGCCGCACGTGGGCTGTTCCGGTCGCGCTATCGGTCGCACTGACGGTAAGCGCGTGGGTTGCAGTCCAGACGGGCGAATCCCAGGAAGACAAGGTTGAGAACATCGTCCCTGATGCGGCGATGGATGCACACGCGGATGCGGCCGAGCTCTTCCTCACCCTTTCAGGTGTGCTGGTGCTCGTCGTCGGCGCGGGACTCATGCCCGGCGTCGTCGGCCGCTCCGCCCGGATTGCGGGTGCAGCAGGTGCACTTGGCCTCGTCGTCATGGGTGCCCGCGTCGGACATTCAGGCGGGAAGTTGGTGTACACTCACGGCGCTGCCAGCGCGTACACACACCCGAACCCCTTGCCCGGCGCGATCGGTGCCAACAAACCAGCCGTCGAGGAACGCGGGCGCCATGGCAACTGA